One Methanomassiliicoccales archaeon genomic window carries:
- a CDS encoding secondary thiamine-phosphate synthase enzyme YjbQ, whose protein sequence is MVTFRRLATIGTKGEGDVVDITELVEKTVAESGMRQGVAIAFTPHSTAAVVTIENEPGLREDLSRALQRNFPSDIEYQHHLRWGDGNGHSHVRSTFLGASVSLPFDEGRLEMGRWQQVALLELDVHERQRELIVQLLGE, encoded by the coding sequence ATGGTAACGTTTCGTAGGTTAGCTACCATAGGAACCAAAGGCGAGGGTGATGTCGTAGACATAACCGAGCTAGTGGAGAAAACGGTCGCGGAATCGGGCATGCGGCAGGGCGTGGCCATAGCATTCACGCCCCATTCTACCGCCGCTGTAGTGACCATAGAGAACGAGCCAGGTCTGAGAGAGGATCTCTCTCGAGCCTTACAGAGAAACTTTCCATCTGACATCGAATATCAGCACCATCTTCGCTGGGGGGACGGAAACGGGCACTCGCATGTGCGCTCAACGTTCCTAGGTGCCTCGGTATCCCTGCCCTTCGATGAAGGGCGCCTTGAAATGGGACGATGGCAGCAAGTAGCGCTTTTGGAGCTGGACGTCCATGAACGGCAACGAGAGTTGATAGTGCAGTTGCTGGGCGAATAA
- a CDS encoding ATPase domain-containing protein yields MLPRSRYECPRCGFGVRPRDEQCGRCGESMNPTVTKPVEVTFSAVRLNNMKIEECSTMRIRSVEAIPVARPDTTIQFRSDSLERREKALVEKERKLEALAESLKERSQRLESLEEEKAVEQMSERSNMDELRQKVREDLLRQFQPELEALQSQLEVKEAELEEAQLRARMLEAGELIEQPVDQEEMARITEEIFQELRSQVDSPPKVIDAGLIMTKIPKLDKVLGGGIPHGHTILFNGAPGTMKSILTYTILYKAALDDRTKGLYLSLEQSSRSIMRQMEKMGMPLSATEGRLVVADLNGMRESMSEEQGTWRDMILHYVQKMQREMEFKIFVLDSLESFKAITEHSFNRQDLKDLFDWFKSLGITVLVISENTSDEWDESNQGEAYLSDGIIELSMHEMNDSRVQRWIRCVKMRGMNTDPRFFNIFHDGNEFNLSLPLANQPF; encoded by the coding sequence ATGCTTCCCCGAAGCAGATACGAATGCCCTCGCTGCGGCTTCGGAGTGCGTCCAAGGGACGAGCAGTGTGGTCGCTGCGGTGAGAGCATGAACCCCACTGTCACCAAACCTGTAGAGGTCACCTTTTCCGCCGTGCGTTTGAACAATATGAAGATCGAGGAGTGTTCCACCATGCGTATCCGCTCCGTGGAAGCCATACCGGTGGCTAGACCTGACACGACAATACAGTTCAGGAGCGACAGTCTGGAGCGACGTGAGAAGGCCCTGGTGGAAAAGGAGAGAAAACTGGAGGCTTTGGCCGAAAGCCTGAAGGAGAGGTCTCAGAGGCTCGAATCGTTAGAAGAGGAAAAGGCCGTCGAGCAGATGTCCGAACGTTCGAATATGGACGAGCTTAGGCAGAAGGTCAGAGAGGACCTGTTACGTCAATTTCAGCCGGAACTCGAGGCACTGCAGTCTCAACTGGAGGTCAAGGAGGCAGAGCTAGAGGAGGCTCAATTAAGGGCTAGGATGCTCGAGGCCGGTGAATTGATCGAGCAGCCGGTGGACCAGGAAGAGATGGCCCGGATAACCGAGGAGATATTTCAGGAGCTGCGATCGCAGGTCGACTCACCACCGAAGGTGATCGATGCCGGTCTGATAATGACCAAGATCCCGAAGCTCGACAAGGTGCTGGGCGGCGGCATTCCCCATGGACATACCATTCTCTTCAACGGGGCGCCCGGTACCATGAAGAGCATTCTTACCTACACGATCCTTTACAAGGCCGCCCTTGATGATAGGACGAAAGGGCTGTACCTATCCCTGGAGCAGAGCAGTCGGTCGATCATGCGTCAGATGGAGAAGATGGGAATGCCGTTGTCGGCAACCGAAGGGCGGTTGGTAGTGGCAGACCTGAATGGTATGCGAGAGAGCATGAGCGAGGAACAGGGCACCTGGCGGGATATGATTTTACATTACGTGCAGAAGATGCAACGGGAGATGGAGTTCAAGATATTCGTCCTCGACTCCCTGGAATCGTTCAAGGCCATCACAGAACACAGCTTCAATAGGCAGGACCTCAAGGACCTGTTCGACTGGTTCAAATCACTGGGCATAACCGTGCTGGTGATCTCAGAGAACACCTCCGATGAGTGGGACGAGTCAAATCAGGGTGAAGCCTACCTTTCGGACGGCATCATAGAGCTATCGATGCACGAAATGAACGATTCACGAGTGCAACGCTGGATTCGCTGCGTGAAGATGCGCGGAATGAACACCGACCCTCGTTTCTTCAATATATTCCACGATGGAAATGAGTTCAATCTCTCCCTGCCGCTAGCGAATCAGCCCTTTTAA
- a CDS encoding transcription factor S, with amino-acid sequence MFCPKCRSIMKPDKGAFICRNPICGCEVTKTGEPVCFTTSGKEKEMTVIEGNAPTLPRTRTECPKCGHLEAFWVLRQTRAADEPETKIFRCVSCSHSWREY; translated from the coding sequence ATGTTTTGTCCTAAGTGCAGAAGCATTATGAAGCCCGATAAAGGTGCTTTCATATGCAGAAACCCGATATGTGGTTGTGAGGTCACCAAGACCGGTGAACCGGTATGTTTCACCACCAGTGGAAAGGAAAAGGAGATGACCGTAATCGAAGGCAACGCTCCTACTTTGCCCCGTACTCGGACAGAATGTCCCAAGTGCGGACATCTTGAAGCTTTTTGGGTATTGAGACAGACCCGCGCGGCCGATGAGCCCGAAACCAAAATATTCCGATGCGTCTCCTGCAGCCACTCCTGGCGTGAATACTGA
- a CDS encoding ATPase domain-containing protein → MEAGDSRLKTYIEGFDRILEGGIPQGHIVLVAGTPGTMKSSITYYMLYNHAMESERTSVYVTLEQSRESLMRQMEKMGMNNEKVKDQLHVLDLGIIRKKLKEIAGGTSWLHVFKTYISNLKQNLDFDMLVIDSMEVLETMAEIRNRRTDLFYFFEWLHDLGVTVFLISESSADRLIEGKFDEGYLSDGIITLKMQVVRDVEMQRRIRCVKMRETNHDPSYYSLLYNNGHFQVTRVISE, encoded by the coding sequence ATGGAAGCAGGCGACAGCAGGCTCAAGACATACATAGAAGGGTTCGATCGCATCCTTGAAGGTGGAATACCGCAAGGGCACATAGTGCTGGTTGCCGGCACGCCCGGGACTATGAAATCGTCCATAACCTATTACATGCTCTACAATCATGCCATGGAATCGGAACGGACCTCCGTTTACGTGACACTGGAGCAAAGCCGGGAAAGCTTGATGCGACAGATGGAAAAGATGGGCATGAACAATGAAAAGGTCAAGGACCAGTTGCATGTGCTGGACCTGGGCATCATCCGCAAGAAGCTCAAAGAGATCGCTGGCGGAACGTCGTGGTTGCATGTGTTCAAGACCTACATCTCCAATCTGAAGCAGAACCTGGACTTCGACATGCTGGTCATTGATTCCATGGAAGTGCTGGAGACGATGGCGGAGATACGCAATCGCCGCACCGACCTCTTTTATTTCTTTGAATGGCTGCACGACCTAGGGGTCACGGTCTTCCTCATATCGGAAAGTTCTGCTGATCGTCTGATCGAAGGTAAGTTCGATGAAGGATACCTATCCGACGGCATCATCACATTGAAGATGCAGGTCGTCCGGGACGTGGAGATGCAAAGACGTATCCGCTGCGTGAAAATGAGAGAGACCAACCACGATCCTTCCTACTACTCTCTCCTATACAACAACGGTCATTTCCAAGTGACGCGGGTCATAAGTGAGTGA
- a CDS encoding MBL fold metallo-hydrolase: MKLKFLGGAEMVGKLGMLVENQGANILFEYGLRLVKKEPPEFPLPAPKVEGVFITHSHLDHSGAVPLLVQQQDCDVYCNDLTMEVASLLFRDSIKIAKSEDYSHILRYTENDVRRTLENFKFIAPGDTHSIAGMEVRAHSAGHIPGAQMYEIKGESTTLFTGDLHTQSTWLTHGAKPVKCDNLVIEATYAGRNHPPRKNSEALLIQKVREVVERGGTAIIPCFAVGRMQEVMLILKDLNYDMWVDGMGKVVNGMYLDYPNYLRNVKDFKMARRKFQPVRSAPARDRARRGQVIITTSGMLDGGPVLHYLDDQKDNSKSAVMMTGYQAENSNGRMLLEKGVIETPKGISKIQCEVMTFDLSAHADHDELLSFIKGCQPEKVVLMHSDNREELAQDLEGDYEVFMPQSGNWFEV; encoded by the coding sequence ATGAAATTGAAATTCTTAGGCGGCGCCGAAATGGTTGGCAAGCTAGGTATGCTTGTCGAAAACCAGGGCGCCAATATATTGTTCGAGTACGGTCTCCGTCTGGTCAAGAAGGAACCTCCGGAGTTCCCGTTGCCGGCCCCAAAGGTCGAAGGGGTGTTCATCACCCATTCCCATCTGGACCACAGCGGTGCAGTGCCATTACTGGTCCAACAGCAGGATTGCGACGTCTATTGCAACGATCTGACCATGGAGGTCGCCTCTCTGCTGTTCCGGGACTCCATCAAGATCGCCAAGTCTGAGGATTATAGTCATATCCTGCGTTACACCGAAAACGATGTCCGCCGTACTTTGGAGAACTTCAAGTTCATTGCTCCAGGGGACACTCATTCCATCGCTGGGATGGAGGTGCGGGCGCACTCCGCAGGGCATATTCCCGGGGCGCAGATGTACGAGATAAAGGGAGAGTCGACCACCCTGTTCACTGGCGACCTGCACACTCAGAGCACCTGGCTCACCCACGGAGCGAAACCGGTCAAGTGTGACAACCTGGTCATCGAGGCCACCTACGCCGGTCGAAATCATCCACCTCGAAAGAATAGCGAAGCCCTTTTGATCCAGAAGGTACGCGAGGTGGTCGAGCGGGGAGGCACGGCCATCATACCATGCTTTGCCGTCGGACGAATGCAGGAGGTCATGTTGATCCTCAAGGACCTCAACTATGATATGTGGGTGGATGGAATGGGAAAGGTCGTCAACGGCATGTACTTGGATTATCCGAACTATCTGCGCAACGTCAAGGACTTCAAGATGGCCAGGCGCAAGTTCCAGCCTGTGCGGTCCGCCCCCGCCAGAGATAGGGCACGAAGGGGACAGGTGATCATCACTACCAGCGGCATGCTTGACGGAGGTCCGGTGCTGCACTACCTGGACGATCAAAAGGACAATTCCAAGAGCGCGGTCATGATGACCGGGTATCAGGCCGAGAACTCCAATGGCCGAATGCTGTTGGAGAAGGGAGTGATAGAGACTCCGAAGGGAATTTCCAAGATCCAGTGCGAGGTCATGACCTTCGATCTGTCCGCTCACGCCGACCACGACGAGCTGTTGAGCTTCATCAAAGGTTGCCAGCCAGAAAAAGTGGTGCTGATGCACTCCGACAACCGCGAAGAGCTGGCCCAGGACCTGGAAGGGGATTATGAAGTGTTCATGCCCCAGAGCGGTAACTGGTTCGAGGTCTGA
- a CDS encoding RAD55 family ATPase, whose protein sequence is MGIEIDRVKTYIHNFDDYIQGGVPKGHVILISGTPGTMKSSVCYSILYNNAKNNGTRSVYMTLEQSKENLLQQMNLMGMNDPEVQSKVYVLDLAMIRKNVTEMMAKGSWLQVFKMYAETVRKEMGYDILVLDSLDVLEMAAQLNSDRRNDLFYLFMWLRELGITSFLISETSPDQMFGSRFEEGYLADGVISLKLQNIGESDVQRRIRAVKLRSTNHKTGYFSLMFNDGMFRATQVINE, encoded by the coding sequence ATGGGCATCGAAATAGACCGGGTCAAGACATATATTCACAATTTCGATGATTATATCCAGGGTGGAGTTCCGAAGGGACATGTCATTCTTATCTCTGGGACGCCTGGAACAATGAAATCCTCGGTCTGCTACAGCATTCTTTACAACAACGCTAAGAACAACGGCACACGAAGCGTGTACATGACCTTGGAGCAGAGCAAGGAGAACCTATTGCAGCAGATGAACCTCATGGGCATGAACGACCCAGAGGTGCAATCCAAGGTCTATGTGCTGGACCTGGCCATGATCCGCAAGAACGTCACCGAGATGATGGCCAAGGGTTCCTGGCTCCAGGTATTCAAGATGTACGCCGAGACCGTCCGGAAGGAGATGGGTTATGACATCCTGGTATTGGACTCCCTGGACGTGCTGGAGATGGCGGCCCAGCTGAACAGCGATCGGCGGAACGATCTGTTCTACCTCTTCATGTGGCTGAGGGAATTGGGGATCACCTCTTTCCTGATCTCGGAGACGTCCCCGGACCAGATGTTCGGCAGCCGTTTCGAGGAAGGCTATCTGGCGGATGGCGTCATATCCCTCAAATTGCAGAACATCGGGGAATCTGATGTTCAGCGTAGGATCAGGGCGGTGAAGCTACGCTCCACCAACCACAAGACCGGATACTTTTCGCTGATGTTCAACGACGGTATGTTCAGAGCGACCCAGGTCATCAACGAGTGA
- the nadC gene encoding carboxylating nicotinate-nucleotide diphosphorylase, with product MDLIDLYLQEDLGEGDITSLALVDDRTGRAIITSGEDGVIAGVEEAIEVFRRTGCTCHALADDGARVVKGQEVLEVLGPWKGILAGERLSLNIIMRMSGIATLTRQVVESCHKANPNVVIAATRKTTPGFRRYEKKAVRLGGGDPHRFRLDDAFLIKDNHLTVVGGVFRAVRKAQAYSFGKKVEIEVESLEQAQEAARASADIIMLDNMTPSQAKECYIAIKAIESRIKVEVSGGITPQKAKEYAHYADIISLGALTHSAASVHFSLHIVE from the coding sequence ATGGACCTCATCGACCTTTATCTCCAGGAGGATCTGGGGGAAGGGGACATAACCTCCCTGGCCTTGGTAGACGACCGTACAGGCCGGGCGATCATCACCTCTGGTGAGGACGGGGTCATCGCCGGTGTCGAGGAGGCCATCGAGGTCTTTCGAAGGACAGGCTGCACCTGCCATGCACTGGCGGACGACGGTGCGCGCGTCGTTAAAGGCCAAGAGGTTCTGGAGGTGCTCGGTCCCTGGAAGGGGATACTGGCTGGGGAGCGGTTATCTCTCAATATCATCATGCGTATGAGCGGCATCGCCACCCTCACGCGGCAGGTGGTGGAATCATGCCACAAGGCAAACCCCAACGTGGTCATAGCCGCCACCCGCAAGACCACGCCAGGATTCCGTCGATATGAGAAAAAGGCGGTACGTCTGGGTGGAGGGGACCCGCACCGTTTCAGACTGGACGATGCTTTTCTGATCAAGGACAACCACCTGACGGTGGTCGGCGGGGTCTTCCGTGCAGTACGGAAGGCGCAGGCCTATTCCTTCGGCAAGAAGGTGGAAATTGAAGTTGAGTCGCTGGAGCAGGCCCAGGAAGCTGCTCGGGCCTCGGCCGATATCATCATGTTGGACAACATGACCCCCTCCCAGGCCAAGGAATGCTACATCGCCATCAAGGCCATAGAGAGCAGGATCAAGGTCGAGGTCAGCGGAGGTATCACTCCGCAGAAAGCCAAGGAATACGCGCATTACGCCGACATCATCTCGTTAGGAGCGCTTACCCATTCGGCCGCATCCGTTCACTTCTCGCTGCACATAGTGGAATGA
- a CDS encoding anaerobic ribonucleoside-triphosphate reductase activating protein, with product MLARIVGFAKTSLLDWDGMVATTIYLQGCNLRCPFCHNVDLLSTNAEVDEIPWGSIEEYLLENIDFLDGVVITGGEPTLNEDLPELISRVRALGLKVKLDTNGTNPEMLDDLIKAGLLDFVAMDLKGPLDLKYDQLCGASVDLVAIKSSINTIMTSGIDYEFRTTVVPHHLNAQDIERMAAFIGGAKKYALQQFRNERTLDPRLSKVDPYGEGVILGMGEIARKYVRKVVLRGI from the coding sequence ATGCTCGCCAGGATAGTTGGATTCGCTAAGACCTCATTGCTTGACTGGGATGGCATGGTGGCCACCACGATATATCTTCAGGGATGCAATCTTCGTTGCCCCTTCTGCCACAATGTCGACCTATTGTCCACCAACGCCGAGGTGGACGAGATTCCATGGGGATCGATCGAGGAATATCTTCTGGAAAACATCGATTTCCTGGACGGGGTCGTCATTACCGGTGGAGAACCTACTCTGAACGAAGACCTTCCCGAGCTGATCTCCAGGGTCAGAGCATTGGGTCTCAAGGTCAAATTGGACACCAATGGTACCAACCCGGAAATGCTGGACGACCTGATCAAGGCCGGCCTTCTCGATTTTGTGGCCATGGACCTCAAGGGACCGTTAGACCTCAAATATGACCAGCTGTGCGGTGCCTCCGTGGACCTGGTGGCGATCAAGAGCTCCATCAATACGATCATGACCTCAGGCATCGATTACGAGTTCCGCACCACTGTGGTGCCGCATCACCTGAACGCCCAGGACATAGAGCGCATGGCCGCTTTCATCGGCGGAGCCAAGAAGTATGCGCTTCAGCAGTTCAGGAACGAACGGACCCTGGACCCCCGTTTGAGCAAGGTCGATCCGTACGGTGAAGGCGTGATCCTTGGAATGGGTGAGATCGCTCGCAAGTACGTCCGCAAGGTGGTATTGCGCGGAATTTGA